From the Acidicapsa ligni genome, one window contains:
- a CDS encoding TonB-dependent receptor, with amino-acid sequence MNQMIRTLFLVTLIALCFGGITQAQVTGARLQGTVVDPTGATIAQAKVVVTNSGTNQVFNVVTNEHGTYAIPTLQPGTYQVATSATGFASVVQTGITLTIGQSATLDITLKIGDTSETATVEAGAELINASTADISQVIGEDEIKDLPLNGRDPSSLVNLSAGVTNELFSQASTLPGSNSFPTESGASAGGGRQGSTWYLLDGVANMDTFALLAAPFPNADATEEFRVISNNFDARYGFAPSAVVSIQTKSGTNKFHGGLFEFLRNNDLNAANWFSGNVDQLKRSQFGGYVGGPILHDKLFFFTNYQGTRSSYTAGTNTTNTPTQAMLNGDFSALTTCPNPQTNPPTPCDLSGPLVGVFHTVNGKPNQVDPSLFSPGAVALAKSLPVGQVAASGLTNFLSPAQKLTYDENTSRLDYDINPNQRLFLRSFLYNYNQPGATTPGNILAGVNGQNGTYLNLVVGHTWTVSPTLLNSATLSWAELNFTTGTVEKDASGNPICLSEFINVTDPANSCFISGLTAFGGNSLYGGGLGFNAFNGSPNDTRRRYWWFTDTVTKVIGKHTITAGADIMHRYGYELYGGSQNPAVTFNGQYTGFPLSDFLLGYTSSFGQGAGESGSESGWMTGFYAQDQFKPLPNVTLTAGLRWDPNFPLAVKNGRGAAFIPGQQSTRYPNAPLGLVFPGDKGVTDGLMPTTYGYFEPRIGIVWQAHPATVVRSGFGMFTTPLEDAFYNHVWDAAPFAPSYNLNGTGTVPLSFDNPWNGFASTGGKSPFPPFASPSQLPASSVSFATFLPASLGAVFAPNYKIGLTESWNLSVDQQLGKNFALHIGYVGSFSYHIATTVEQNPGHFFKVNDPNNGTRSTYTNFGSIIQVQDGGTGTYHALQVSIDKHLSQHLQFHSNFTWSRATDVGGSGDPSFESSVSDPYNIDHDHGPSSLNYPTVSVSNFVYELPQFKTSSSLMRNTVGGWEVSGLYTAMSGPPFTISGGEGNNNSSFDVGQDRADLVPGQTFGVRRGGKSHWINQYFNTAAFTNNALGTPGNSKKYLLQEAPIQTADLAVLKNWNFGEGYKVQFRWEAFNALNHPSFGQPGSSPGSSNYGQITGIGNIPPRVMQGALKFTF; translated from the coding sequence ATGAACCAGATGATTCGTACGCTATTTCTAGTTACACTTATCGCGCTATGTTTTGGCGGTATCACTCAGGCTCAAGTCACAGGGGCACGACTGCAAGGCACAGTCGTTGATCCCACAGGTGCCACAATTGCACAAGCCAAAGTTGTTGTTACCAATTCAGGTACAAACCAGGTCTTCAACGTTGTGACAAATGAGCACGGCACTTATGCTATCCCGACATTGCAGCCGGGAACGTATCAAGTTGCCACTTCAGCCACGGGCTTTGCGTCGGTGGTACAGACGGGAATCACTCTTACTATTGGACAAAGCGCAACCCTGGACATCACGCTCAAGATTGGCGATACCAGTGAAACTGCGACAGTAGAAGCCGGTGCGGAACTTATCAATGCCAGCACGGCAGATATAAGCCAGGTTATCGGCGAAGATGAGATCAAGGATCTGCCGTTGAATGGGCGTGATCCTTCAAGCCTGGTTAACCTTTCTGCAGGCGTAACGAATGAGTTATTCAGCCAGGCCTCGACTCTGCCGGGCAGTAACTCTTTTCCGACCGAGTCTGGCGCATCAGCCGGAGGCGGCAGACAGGGCAGCACATGGTACCTGCTCGATGGCGTCGCAAACATGGACACCTTTGCATTGCTGGCAGCGCCGTTTCCGAATGCCGATGCGACGGAAGAGTTTCGTGTTATCTCGAATAACTTCGACGCTCGCTACGGTTTCGCTCCCAGTGCAGTCGTTAGTATTCAGACCAAGTCGGGCACGAACAAATTTCATGGCGGTCTTTTTGAGTTCCTCCGCAACAACGATCTGAACGCGGCTAATTGGTTCTCAGGCAATGTGGACCAACTGAAGCGAAGCCAGTTTGGCGGCTACGTCGGCGGCCCTATTCTGCATGACAAGTTATTCTTCTTCACGAATTACCAGGGAACCCGGTCAAGTTATACGGCGGGTACGAACACCACCAATACACCGACGCAGGCGATGCTCAATGGAGACTTCAGCGCGCTTACGACTTGCCCCAATCCACAGACCAATCCGCCTACTCCCTGCGATCTGAGCGGCCCGCTGGTGGGTGTATTCCACACGGTCAACGGCAAGCCAAATCAGGTTGATCCGAGCCTGTTCAGCCCGGGAGCTGTCGCCCTCGCGAAGTCGCTTCCGGTAGGTCAAGTTGCGGCAAGCGGTCTTACCAACTTTCTAAGTCCTGCGCAAAAACTCACCTATGACGAAAATACCTCGCGCCTGGATTATGACATCAATCCCAATCAGCGCCTCTTTCTGCGTAGCTTTTTGTATAACTACAACCAGCCAGGCGCTACAACGCCGGGGAACATCCTCGCGGGCGTCAATGGACAGAACGGTACTTATCTCAACCTGGTAGTAGGTCATACCTGGACGGTATCGCCTACGTTGCTTAATAGTGCTACGCTCTCATGGGCAGAGCTGAACTTTACCACGGGCACGGTTGAGAAGGACGCGAGCGGCAATCCTATCTGTCTCTCGGAATTTATCAACGTAACTGATCCTGCTAACTCCTGCTTTATCTCTGGCCTCACCGCATTTGGCGGTAACTCGCTCTATGGAGGCGGTCTGGGCTTCAATGCCTTCAACGGTAGTCCGAATGATACGCGCCGCCGCTATTGGTGGTTCACCGACACTGTGACCAAAGTGATAGGCAAGCACACGATCACTGCGGGCGCCGATATCATGCATCGTTATGGTTATGAGTTATACGGTGGCAGCCAGAATCCAGCGGTAACTTTCAACGGACAGTACACTGGATTTCCGCTGTCTGACTTTTTGCTGGGTTATACATCAAGCTTCGGCCAGGGCGCGGGTGAAAGCGGCAGCGAGTCTGGATGGATGACGGGCTTTTATGCGCAAGACCAGTTCAAGCCGCTGCCAAACGTAACCCTGACTGCAGGCCTGCGCTGGGATCCTAACTTTCCCCTCGCAGTAAAGAATGGCCGCGGCGCGGCCTTTATACCGGGCCAGCAGAGCACGCGCTATCCGAATGCACCGCTGGGATTGGTATTCCCTGGCGATAAGGGTGTTACGGATGGATTGATGCCGACCACATACGGTTACTTCGAGCCCCGCATTGGGATTGTCTGGCAGGCTCATCCCGCGACTGTTGTTCGTTCGGGCTTTGGCATGTTTACCACTCCGCTTGAAGATGCCTTTTATAACCACGTTTGGGACGCAGCGCCCTTTGCTCCCAGTTACAACCTGAACGGCACTGGTACGGTTCCGCTCTCTTTTGACAACCCATGGAATGGCTTTGCGTCAACCGGCGGCAAAAGTCCTTTCCCGCCCTTTGCCTCACCGTCGCAATTGCCTGCGAGCAGCGTTTCGTTTGCGACATTCCTGCCTGCTTCGCTTGGTGCGGTCTTTGCACCAAACTACAAGATTGGTCTGACGGAAAGCTGGAACCTCTCGGTCGATCAACAGTTAGGTAAGAACTTTGCACTGCATATCGGCTACGTGGGTAGCTTCTCTTATCACATTGCCACAACCGTTGAGCAGAACCCCGGTCACTTCTTCAAGGTGAACGATCCTAACAACGGCACCCGTTCTACCTACACCAATTTCGGCTCCATTATTCAGGTACAGGATGGCGGAACCGGAACCTATCATGCACTACAGGTGAGCATCGATAAGCACCTTTCGCAGCACCTGCAGTTTCATTCCAACTTCACCTGGTCACGCGCCACAGATGTCGGCGGATCCGGCGATCCATCCTTCGAGTCGAGCGTGAGCGATCCATATAACATCGATCACGACCACGGCCCATCGAGCCTGAACTATCCAACCGTCTCGGTCTCTAACTTTGTCTATGAACTGCCGCAGTTCAAGACCTCATCTTCTCTGATGCGGAATACGGTCGGTGGCTGGGAAGTTTCCGGATTGTATACGGCTATGTCTGGTCCACCCTTCACCATAAGCGGCGGCGAGGGAAACAATAACTCCAGCTTCGATGTAGGACAGGATAGAGCTGACCTTGTTCCGGGGCAGACCTTTGGCGTTCGCAGGGGCGGCAAGAGCCACTGGATCAACCAATACTTCAACACAGCGGCCTTTACTAACAACGCTCTCGGGACTCCGGGTAACTCCAAGAAGTATCTGCTCCAGGAAGCTCCGATCCAGACAGCGGATCTGGCGGTACTGAAGAACTGGAACTTTGGCGAGGGTTACAAGGTGCAGTTCCGTTGGGAAGCATTTAACGCGCTGAATCATCCCAGCTTCGGACAGCCTGGTTCGAGCCCTGGATCCTCTAACTACGGCCAGATTACCGGTATTGGTAACATTCCTCCACGTGTTATG
- a CDS encoding acyltransferase family protein — translation MPRQVEAASTTMKPSSRLTSIDVMRGLTIAFMIMVNNNGQNELAYRWMNHSPWNGFTPTDLVFPTFLFIMGISLVLSLGAHALRKTPRTVLLGHILRRTIFLFLLGLVVNGFPYFQLGTLRIYGVLQRFAVCYLLASLLQLITPKVSRYVTLFVICVVAYWILLRWVTVPGYGMPVSNFPLLDRDINLTAYLDRQIFPHRLFEGTRDPEGLLSDIPSFATTLLGMIAGRWLTGSRSAAVKLNGMLASGVLLLLAGMLWSQSFPINKKLWTSSYVLYAGGWSILILAACYFVVEMKQWRGRWMNPWLIFGTNAIVVYVLSELLSSAVAVFHLNAQQSIQQFLYQRFFQGIGTPALGSLIYSILFTAVCWIPAWLLYRRHIVIKL, via the coding sequence ATGCCACGCCAAGTCGAAGCAGCTTCAACCACGATGAAACCATCGTCTCGACTTACATCGATCGATGTTATGCGCGGACTTACGATCGCTTTCATGATTATGGTGAATAACAACGGGCAGAACGAGTTGGCCTATCGCTGGATGAATCACTCGCCATGGAATGGATTCACTCCAACAGACCTGGTGTTTCCAACCTTCCTATTCATCATGGGTATCTCGCTGGTGCTCTCGCTTGGTGCACATGCATTGCGGAAGACTCCAAGAACGGTTCTTCTGGGCCATATTCTGCGCCGTACGATTTTTCTTTTTCTGCTGGGACTTGTGGTCAACGGCTTCCCTTATTTTCAACTCGGTACCTTGCGTATCTATGGAGTGTTACAACGGTTTGCCGTTTGCTATCTGCTTGCGAGCCTGCTGCAACTTATCACGCCGAAGGTTTCGCGCTATGTCACGCTGTTCGTTATCTGCGTCGTGGCGTATTGGATTCTGCTGCGCTGGGTAACTGTGCCAGGGTATGGAATGCCGGTAAGTAACTTTCCTCTTCTTGATCGCGATATCAATCTTACCGCGTATCTCGACCGGCAAATCTTTCCGCATCGGCTGTTTGAAGGCACACGCGATCCGGAAGGATTGCTTAGCGATATTCCATCTTTTGCTACAACGCTGCTCGGCATGATCGCGGGGCGATGGCTTACCGGTAGCAGGAGTGCCGCAGTCAAGCTGAATGGAATGCTGGCGAGTGGTGTCCTGCTTTTGCTTGCAGGCATGTTGTGGTCACAAAGCTTCCCCATCAATAAAAAACTGTGGACCAGTTCCTACGTGCTCTACGCGGGAGGCTGGAGCATTTTGATCCTTGCAGCATGTTACTTCGTGGTTGAGATGAAGCAATGGCGAGGGCGCTGGATGAATCCCTGGTTGATATTTGGGACCAACGCCATCGTGGTTTATGTGTTATCGGAGTTATTGTCTTCGGCAGTTGCGGTCTTTCACCTGAACGCACAACAGTCCATTCAACAGTTTTTATATCAACGCTTCTTCCAGGGCATCGGTACGCCAGCACTGGGGTCGCTGATCTACTCCATCCTCTTCACAGCGGTTTGCTGGATTCCAGCATGGCTGCTGTACCGACGCCATATCGTAATCAAGCTTTAG
- a CDS encoding alpha-N-acetylglucosaminidase has protein sequence MWTRRKFLGTSCISVGTALAAIDSSGSTLSAVSDAPITGNPNSADQDSNQEVAARLRRARGRAGASETAVASAEAVLLRQLGSRASEFHLHSIPSEGGYEVYEIKATGGQVEVSGSSGVALCRGIYSYLRSACNAMITWGGRNVNLPATLPDYASQRVVCPYKFVQYLNPCTYGYTMAFWDWERWERELDWMALHGITMPLAMDGQEAIWQRVWLSMGLTQREIDDFSTGPGHLPWHRMGNINNFDGPLPQNWIEGKRVLQGKILDRMRELGMKPVAPAFAGFVPQGFKRLHPEAETFTLLWLADEFKTIPRSTRTFILHPGENALYRQIGKKFIEEYKAEYGEVEYYLADTFNELAVPVSQDHRYEDLERFGRTVYEGIQAGDPNGTWVMQGWLFVYASEFWDNASVQALLRGVPNDRMLIIDYANDLTPKLRGKYAPGQWKVQKAFFGKQWINGMAHTFGGNNNIKGNLALMASEPAAVLHSEDRGNLVGWGMCPEGIENNEVVYELMTDAGWLREPIDLTTWIPAYCTSRYGACPPAMQQAWKLLLESAYSAHIWMTKQAWQGEPSTHPEAAAVDSGATFVAAVELFLSCADKLSDNALYRNDLIELVVQAVGGQVDRMLQRAVETGGAKQQNQIQKTQAQKAEAKQSAERAIGWMRRMDALMNLRADRRLESWTQAARSWARSEDEAAYYDENARRLITTWGWPELSDYASRAWSGLTRDYYAARWSAYFEAQQTGHAFSLDLWQQTWLSSPYRASKPLQVTNLIGEAKKLLEECHNFA, from the coding sequence ATGTGGACCAGGCGCAAATTTCTCGGCACGTCATGTATTAGCGTTGGCACAGCATTGGCTGCCATCGATTCGTCTGGCTCTACTCTGAGCGCTGTTTCGGACGCTCCCATTACTGGCAATCCCAATTCCGCGGATCAAGACAGCAATCAAGAAGTAGCGGCTCGGTTGCGGCGCGCCCGGGGACGAGCGGGTGCGTCGGAGACAGCGGTTGCCTCCGCAGAAGCCGTTTTGCTTCGCCAGCTCGGGAGCCGTGCCTCGGAGTTTCATTTGCACTCGATTCCCTCTGAGGGCGGGTATGAGGTTTACGAGATCAAGGCGACTGGCGGCCAGGTTGAGGTCTCCGGGAGTAGCGGAGTCGCCCTCTGCCGAGGCATTTACAGCTACCTGAGAAGTGCCTGCAACGCCATGATCACCTGGGGCGGCCGCAACGTGAACCTTCCTGCGACGTTGCCTGACTATGCCAGCCAGCGGGTGGTTTGCCCCTACAAATTTGTCCAGTACCTCAACCCCTGCACCTACGGCTACACAATGGCCTTCTGGGACTGGGAGCGGTGGGAACGCGAGCTGGACTGGATGGCTCTCCACGGCATCACGATGCCTCTCGCGATGGATGGGCAGGAGGCGATCTGGCAGAGGGTGTGGCTGTCGATGGGCCTGACGCAGCGGGAGATCGATGATTTCTCCACTGGTCCGGGCCATCTACCCTGGCATCGCATGGGCAACATCAACAATTTTGACGGTCCCCTGCCCCAGAACTGGATTGAAGGCAAGCGCGTTCTACAGGGCAAGATACTCGACCGGATGCGCGAGCTGGGAATGAAGCCGGTGGCTCCAGCCTTTGCAGGATTTGTTCCACAGGGTTTCAAGCGGCTGCATCCTGAGGCAGAGACCTTCACGCTGCTGTGGCTTGCGGATGAGTTCAAGACCATCCCACGCAGTACGCGCACTTTCATTCTGCATCCAGGCGAGAACGCCCTGTACCGGCAGATCGGGAAGAAGTTCATCGAGGAGTACAAGGCGGAATACGGCGAAGTGGAGTATTACCTGGCCGATACCTTCAATGAACTTGCCGTTCCGGTGAGCCAGGACCATCGCTACGAGGACCTGGAGCGCTTTGGGCGCACGGTATACGAGGGCATTCAAGCCGGTGACCCGAATGGAACCTGGGTGATGCAGGGATGGCTGTTTGTCTACGCCTCGGAGTTCTGGGACAACGCCTCGGTGCAGGCACTGTTACGCGGTGTTCCAAACGACCGGATGCTGATCATCGACTATGCCAACGATCTGACTCCGAAGCTGCGCGGCAAATATGCGCCGGGGCAGTGGAAGGTGCAGAAGGCATTCTTTGGCAAGCAGTGGATCAACGGCATGGCCCACACCTTTGGCGGGAATAACAACATCAAGGGCAACCTTGCACTGATGGCGAGTGAGCCTGCCGCGGTGCTGCATAGCGAAGATCGGGGTAATCTCGTGGGCTGGGGCATGTGTCCCGAGGGGATTGAAAACAACGAGGTTGTTTACGAGCTGATGACCGATGCGGGCTGGCTTCGCGAGCCGATCGATCTGACCACGTGGATTCCGGCATACTGCACTTCGCGCTATGGGGCGTGCCCTCCGGCGATGCAGCAGGCGTGGAAGCTGCTGCTGGAAAGCGCTTATAGCGCGCATATCTGGATGACCAAGCAGGCATGGCAGGGCGAGCCAAGTACGCACCCTGAGGCTGCGGCGGTTGACTCCGGCGCGACATTTGTAGCGGCGGTCGAGCTCTTTCTCTCCTGCGCTGACAAGCTTTCCGATAATGCGCTCTATCGCAATGACCTCATTGAGCTGGTGGTGCAGGCTGTGGGAGGTCAGGTTGACCGAATGCTGCAACGTGCCGTTGAGACTGGCGGAGCGAAACAGCAGAATCAGATTCAGAAAACGCAGGCCCAGAAAGCTGAGGCAAAGCAGAGTGCCGAGCGTGCCATCGGGTGGATGCGTCGCATGGATGCACTGATGAACCTGCGGGCGGATCGCCGGCTTGAATCCTGGACGCAAGCTGCTCGCTCATGGGCGCGGTCGGAGGATGAGGCAGCGTATTACGACGAAAATGCCCGCAGGTTGATCACTACATGGGGATGGCCGGAGCTCTCCGATTACGCATCGCGAGCATGGTCGGGACTAACGCGGGATTATTACGCGGCACGATGGTCTGCCTACTTTGAGGCTCAACAGACGGGACACGCCTTTTCTCTCGACCTCTGGCAACAAACGTGGCTGTCATCGCCGTATCGCGCGAGCAAGCCGCTGCAAGTTACGAATCTGATCGGTGAAGCAAAAAAACTTCTGGAAGAGTGCCATAACTTTGCCTAA
- a CDS encoding winged helix-turn-helix domain-containing protein, translating to MLRWSGLIDSRESELLCSNSEALNICAVVTKDEIFVFGEYRLDAREHRVWRGDTLISLSPKTFDLLVIMLQGAGRLLDKDYLIRSVWPDSYVQDANLSVHIASLRKILGKTSDAEQFIETVPKVGYRFVVPVSRLPYAESLTESQTGSLTGPELADSASGPAPAIEQLPPIVDYLAAPAVISSPQIPKSPQTYRGDDRNLRVFLLPLLLVVACLLGVLVIRLWATRRERPPENVTSTRPLTSTPGLFLQPSFSSDGQELAYTWRSGTDSHQSIYLQHVSSDDRHILIDTGHDDYSPSWSPRGSEIAFLHSVGDDQPLEVLIVKKQNPALRRQVATICGADDAFRNTPTLSWSPDARTLVTTDCGGKNESPSLVLISVDTGQKRRLTHAPPRTVDDQAAFSPDGTLIAFRRSQGDSSDEIYLVPATGGLERKLTSRANPVDGLAWSSDGRSILFSSGRATSLGSIWSLPLTGGSPTAVTTPLTHTSTPTVSAVGHRMAYVDSPNNVSVWRLSIDPHSDAEPFITSNFFDASAVYSPDGTHVAFRSDRSGANEIWICKSDGSEPKKITHFDGPMTGSPRWSPDGRSLAFDSRGGGRANIFVVNLDSGESARITDSAATNSDNLVPSWSHDGSAIYFSSNRTGDWQIWRHALDTGVEAQITSNGGFNAMETSDGKSFIYVSDMGRTEIRRLSLHSAHEDLPLASLGQGMWHSWTISQGGLFYLTRLPSSASTTLSRLDLKSGKVQVLGQTAQAVNDSISISADGRSVLFARRSNTNTSIMILDGWN from the coding sequence ATGCTGAGATGGAGCGGCCTCATCGACTCCAGAGAGTCGGAGTTGTTATGTTCAAACAGTGAGGCTCTGAATATCTGCGCTGTGGTGACCAAAGACGAAATCTTCGTGTTCGGCGAGTACCGTTTAGACGCGCGGGAGCACAGGGTATGGCGAGGAGATACGCTTATATCCCTGTCACCAAAGACATTCGATCTGCTGGTAATCATGCTTCAGGGGGCTGGGCGGCTCCTGGACAAGGACTACCTGATACGCTCAGTGTGGCCGGATAGCTATGTGCAGGATGCGAACCTGAGCGTCCATATCGCGAGCCTCCGCAAGATTTTGGGAAAGACCTCGGATGCGGAGCAATTTATCGAGACTGTGCCGAAAGTTGGCTACCGTTTCGTCGTGCCGGTCTCTCGTCTTCCTTATGCTGAGAGCCTTACCGAAAGCCAGACTGGAAGCCTGACCGGGCCGGAACTGGCGGATAGCGCGTCCGGGCCTGCTCCGGCGATAGAGCAACTGCCGCCAATCGTGGACTACCTGGCCGCTCCGGCGGTGATCTCATCTCCGCAGATACCGAAATCTCCGCAAACATACAGGGGAGACGATCGCAATCTTCGCGTTTTTCTGCTGCCACTCCTGCTCGTGGTCGCATGTCTCCTTGGCGTCCTCGTTATTCGGCTCTGGGCTACACGGCGAGAGCGGCCGCCTGAAAACGTGACCAGTACGCGGCCACTGACGAGTACGCCTGGACTCTTTCTGCAGCCCTCATTTTCCTCGGACGGGCAGGAACTTGCTTATACGTGGCGCTCCGGTACGGACTCTCACCAGAGCATCTATCTGCAGCACGTTTCGAGTGACGACCGACACATATTGATAGACACAGGTCACGACGACTACTCGCCGTCCTGGTCGCCCCGGGGGTCGGAGATCGCATTTCTCCACTCGGTGGGAGACGATCAGCCTCTTGAGGTGCTGATCGTGAAGAAGCAGAATCCTGCGCTTCGGAGGCAGGTCGCGACGATCTGCGGTGCGGACGATGCTTTCCGCAATACTCCGACGCTCTCGTGGTCTCCGGATGCCCGGACATTGGTGACGACAGACTGCGGCGGTAAAAACGAGAGTCCGTCCCTTGTGCTGATCTCCGTTGATACGGGACAGAAGCGCAGGCTTACCCATGCTCCTCCGCGTACGGTGGACGACCAGGCAGCGTTCTCGCCGGATGGCACACTGATCGCGTTTCGCCGTTCCCAGGGTGACTCCTCGGACGAGATTTATCTTGTACCGGCGACAGGCGGATTGGAGCGAAAGCTCACTTCCCGCGCCAATCCAGTCGATGGGCTGGCGTGGAGTTCCGACGGGAGAAGCATTCTCTTTTCGTCGGGCAGGGCAACCAGTCTGGGCAGCATTTGGAGCCTTCCTCTAACCGGAGGTTCTCCTACGGCTGTGACGACGCCGCTTACCCATACTTCAACTCCTACGGTTTCGGCGGTCGGGCATCGCATGGCTTATGTCGACTCGCCCAACAACGTGTCGGTATGGCGTCTTTCGATTGATCCGCATAGCGATGCGGAACCGTTCATTACGTCTAACTTCTTTGATGCCAGTGCGGTTTACTCTCCGGATGGGACGCATGTCGCGTTCCGCAGCGACCGGTCGGGCGCGAACGAGATCTGGATCTGCAAGAGCGATGGAAGCGAGCCGAAGAAGATCACGCACTTCGATGGACCCATGACGGGCTCTCCGCGCTGGTCGCCCGACGGCCGTTCTCTCGCCTTTGATTCGCGAGGCGGAGGGCGCGCGAATATCTTTGTGGTGAATCTGGATAGCGGCGAATCAGCACGCATCACGGACTCGGCTGCGACCAATTCCGACAATCTCGTCCCGAGCTGGTCTCATGACGGAAGCGCGATCTATTTCAGTTCAAACCGGACGGGAGATTGGCAGATCTGGCGGCACGCTCTCGACACCGGGGTTGAGGCGCAGATCACCAGCAACGGCGGCTTTAACGCAATGGAAACTTCGGATGGTAAGTCTTTTATTTATGTGTCGGATATGGGGCGCACCGAGATTCGGCGGCTATCGCTCCACTCCGCTCATGAGGATCTTCCCCTGGCATCTCTTGGGCAGGGAATGTGGCATTCGTGGACGATATCCCAGGGCGGGCTGTTTTATCTGACGCGACTTCCCTCCTCGGCTTCGACGACTCTTTCCCGGCTTGATCTGAAATCGGGCAAGGTACAGGTTCTGGGGCAGACAGCGCAGGCGGTGAACGATAGCATCTCCATCTCCGCCGATGGGCGATCTGTTTTATTTGCACGGAGATCGAATACAAACACCAGCATCATGATTCTGGATGGTTGGAACTAA
- a CDS encoding metallophosphoesterase family protein: protein MLRRAFLQNSLALTLAPAGKILAAPAGYLDQKLLPKANPERDFDFVFFTDAHMQPELGAAAACAKCFNQINESRPDFCIAGGDQVFDVCEQGLDRAHLLFKQYRQAEAELACKVYHTVGNHDVTGINQKSPFEPGDPEYGKKLYQENFGKLYYSYDYKGWHFIVLDSIGIQYYKIFSPHFDGAQLNWLEADLAAVGPTTPVVVVTHVPITSMLGSFSTDQRGPIVANSYAVHALLAKSNVKLVLQGHLHVWEKSQYHGTEYLIGGAVSGAWWKGKMEDGSSEGYTLCQVRGDEIVTSYVTYPWVAANHLT, encoded by the coding sequence ATGCTCCGACGTGCTTTTCTGCAGAACTCGCTGGCGCTGACCCTGGCGCCTGCTGGCAAAATCCTGGCCGCCCCGGCAGGCTATCTGGATCAAAAGCTGTTACCCAAAGCGAATCCAGAACGAGACTTCGACTTCGTATTTTTCACAGATGCTCATATGCAGCCCGAGCTCGGGGCCGCCGCAGCCTGCGCCAAATGTTTTAACCAGATCAACGAGTCCAGGCCCGACTTCTGCATCGCCGGCGGCGACCAGGTATTCGACGTTTGCGAACAGGGTCTGGACCGGGCTCACTTGCTCTTCAAGCAATACCGTCAGGCCGAGGCGGAGCTGGCATGCAAGGTCTACCACACCGTCGGTAATCACGATGTCACCGGCATCAATCAGAAAAGCCCGTTTGAACCCGGCGATCCGGAGTACGGCAAGAAGCTCTACCAGGAGAACTTCGGAAAACTCTACTACTCCTACGACTACAAGGGATGGCACTTCATCGTTCTCGACTCCATCGGGATCCAGTACTACAAAATTTTCAGTCCCCACTTCGACGGAGCCCAGTTGAACTGGCTGGAGGCTGATCTGGCCGCTGTCGGGCCAACCACTCCCGTCGTGGTCGTAACGCATGTTCCCATCACATCCATGCTCGGATCGTTCTCAACAGATCAGCGTGGACCGATCGTCGCCAACTCCTATGCGGTACATGCGCTCCTGGCCAAGTCGAACGTGAAACTGGTGCTCCAGGGCCATCTGCATGTGTGGGAAAAATCGCAGTACCACGGAACCGAATACCTGATCGGCGGCGCCGTCTCCGGAGCCTGGTGGAAAGGCAAGATGGAGGACGGCAGTTCCGAAGGCTACACACTTTGCCAGGTGCGCGGAGATGAGATCGTGACGTCCTACGTGACTTATCCCTGGGTAGCCGCCAATCACCTTACCTAA